One window from the genome of Anolis sagrei isolate rAnoSag1 chromosome 4, rAnoSag1.mat, whole genome shotgun sequence encodes:
- the MYC gene encoding myc proto-oncogene protein, with translation MPLTGPSFPSRTYDYDYDSVQPYFYFEDEEENFYLSAHHRGCELQPPAPSEDIWKKFELLPTPPLSPSRRGGGCFPSSADQLEMVTELLGSDAVNQSFICDPDDDAFVKSIIIQDCMWSGVSAAAKLQKVVSEKLASYQAARRDGGINSSVHNRGGSTGSTSPSSPQASPSSTAVSSCSSSSTSSSPTYLQDLGASAADCIDPSVVFPYPLAEKTPKIEEEEEEPISPEVHPVAILLDTPPNTSSDSEEEEEQEEEEEEIDVVTVEKRQPAAKRSEPSTHSSRGHSKHHHSPLVLKRCHVPIHQHNYAAPPSTRVEYSAAKRLKLDSGRVLKQISNNRKCSSPRTSDSEENDKRRTHNVLERQRRNELKLSFFALRDQIPEVANNEKAPKVIILKKATEYVLSIQEDEHKLLAEKEQLRRRQEQLKNKLQQLRNSCV, from the exons ATGCCTCTCACTGGGCCGAGTTTTCCGAGCCGGACTTATGATTATGACTATGACTCGGTCCAGCCCTACTTCTACTTCGAGGACGAGGAGGAGAACTTCTACCTGTCGGCCCACCACCGAGGTTGTGAGCTCCAGCCGCCGGCCCCTTCGGAGGACATCTGGAAGAAGTTCGAGCTGCTGCCCACCCCTCCCTTGTCGCCCAGCCGCCGCGGGGGCGGATGCTTCCCTTCCAGCGCCGACCAGCTTGAGATGGTGACCGAGTTGCTGGGCAGTGACGCCGTCAACCAGAGCTTCATCTGCGACCCGGACGACGACGCCTTCGTCAAGTCCATCATCATCCAGGACTGCATGTGGAGCGGTGTCTCGGCTGCCGCCAAGCTCCAGAAGGTGGTCTCCGAGAAGCTGGCCTCCTACCAAGCCGCACGGAGGGACGGTGGCATCAACAGCTCAGTACACAACAGGGGTGGCAGCACCGGCAGCACATCGCCCAGCTCTCCGCAGGCATCCCCATCGTCCACCGCTGTCTCCTCCTGTTCGTCTTCATCGACCTCCTCTTCGCCCACTTACCTGCAAGACCTGGGCGCCTCTGCTGCGGACTGCATCGACCCCTCTGTGGTCTTCCCTTACCCTCTGGCAGAGAAAACCCCCAaaatcgaggaggaggaggaagagcccatCTCTCCAGAAGTCCACCCAGTGGCGATACTCTTAGACACGCCGCCCAACACCAGCAGTGATTCCG aagaggaggaagagcaagaagaggaggaggaggaaattgaCGTGGTGACGGTAGAGAAGAGGCAGCCCGCGGCGAAGAGGTCCGAGCCCAGCACGCACTCATCCCGAGGGCACAGCAAGCACCACCACAGCCCGCTGGTCCTCAAGCGCTGCCACGTCCCCATCCACCAGCACAACTACGCCGCCCCTCCCTCGACCCGCGTCGAGTATTCGGCGGCCAAGCGGCTAAAGTTGGACAGTGGCCGGGTCCTCAAGCAGATCAGCAACAACCGCAAATGCTCCAGCCCCCGCACCTCGGACTCGGAGGAGAACGACAAGCGGCGGACGCACAACGTCCTGGAGCGCCAGCGGCGGAACGAGCTCAAGCTGAGCTTCTTCGCTTTGCGCGACCAGATCCCGGAGGTGGCCAACAACGAGAAGGCGCCCAAAGTGATCATCCTGAAAAAGGCCACCGAATACGTCCTCTCCATCCAGGAGGACGAGCACAAACTCTTGGCGGAGAAAGAGCAGCTGCGGCGGCGGCAGGAGCAGCTGAAAAACAAACTTCAGCAGCTAAGGAACTCTTGTGTGTGA